ACATCTTTTACCTTTACTCAAGAATTCATGCTAATtatgacggtgtgtgtgtgtgtgtgtgtgtgtgtgtgtgaactgacCAGGTTGGCTCTGATTCAGCAATGCTTTTGTCTTCTGTCCTGTTCATTAACTTGGCTGCCACAGTCAATAATATGTCACATCTGGCTTTCAAACATTATCAGCAGACAAtgctgctgataaaaaaaaaaaacctaaacctAGAGAGGAGGCAGAAGTTCCTTTTAAACCTACACTTTATTACCTAAAGCGGCAGAGCGGCCGTATTGTCTCAGCTGTGATCAGACCCAACTGCATCATGGGTATTTTGTCTGCTGATGGAACTACAAATAGTTACTTACTCCAATTGGTGAAAAACATAAACTATTTACAGGCTgtcaacatcttttttttccccccccaagTACCTTCTCTCCACGAGGCAGCGATCGTAGACGaagaggatttattttatttttttgccaaggTTAGATTCCATCATTTCACATGCCTGATTTCTACActcagtgtgtgttttcacaccaCGCAGTGTGAACTCTCAAACAATGACAGCTGACGATTTTTTCCACCAACATCTTCtttgattatatatttttttatatgcagTCATGTATTGTTTATATCAGAAACCACATTCTCAGATGCTCTAGCTGCACTGTGCGATATAGTCTCAGTTCCACatatacatattttaaatactGTTTATTGCTCATGGGCACGTAAAAACACTCTCCATAGTCAGCGTCTGCACTCGCGTACAATGAACAGTAACGTTGTgcctttacttcctgtttatggAGATACAAGTCATGGATGTTCATACGCCGTCACGGGCCAGAATGGACACCGATCAACGGGGGCCCATCGTGGCAGCTGGAGCTGTCTGCGAGGATTATCGGGCACAGATTACATCTTAATTCCTCATTTGCTGAGATCGGTGTTTAATTAGATATTTCCATTCTTAttgtattgtttgttttttgtgagtCATGTTTGTTGAACGTTATACTTGGACAAGGAAATCCTGATTCCTGAGGATAAAGTGTGATTTGGGATTACGCTCAAagactctcctctctttctctcctcaaGCACAATGACTGTATGGGGAGGAGAGTGATGGCACTGAATTTAACGTGCATTTATCCACTGGATCTCATTGAGAacagactaaatgcaagagtACCgcagctttgtttgtttgtgttattgTGCCATAATCCAATTTTTGGGATTATGGCAGCAGAAAATACAGGTAGATTGGCTTTTGGTTCAtgggaaataaaagcatttaaaactgGGAGGCTGCCAGCGTGACTTAAATGATTTCACTAGAGGGTGGCTGTCAGAAAAAAACGATTTTCTGCATTCTCGGTAAATCGGTTTTCTGTTGGTCAAACAGCAGATTTCTTTCCTGTTTAATGTCAGTGTTATGTCCGATCATCTCAAGAACAGCCACCCTATCCCcagtctctctcactctctcacacacacacagacacacaccgtcTGTGCAATGCCAGGCTTCACAAACACATCCTGCGTAAAGCTGCACTTTCATCAGCTTTGCAGGCAGTCTCCGTGCCCTGTTGCATTTTAAGACCGCATTCCATCTGTCGCGTGTGTTCGCCATGTTTTCGGTCTGAATTCGAGCTTTTAGAGCATCAAAAGCCAGCTGCCTCGCTCTGTGCCATATTTGCCAATCCGCTCTGCTCGCCATTGCTGCCCGCCACATCCTCTGTGTGAAGCTCGACTATGTCCCTCTACGGTTGTGTGAGCCGTGACATTCTCTCCTCGCTGCCAAAGCTGTGATTTCCTCTGTCAGTCCTTTTGTTGGGTTGTTGTTTGTCGCCTGGCATCGAGCACGATGGTGAATTTGCAtctcattttttgttttttgtttttgaggaggggggcggggggggggggctacacaTTTCTCATACCCCACATCAGCAATTCTTATTTGAGTCTTTGATTAATCATTTCAATGCAGTCCTCTCTATATTATTTTGCATGCGCTCCATCTTTCCTCGCCTacctgtgtgtctctctctctctctcgggaGGACTATTCCTCCGGGCGTCACAGCTGGCATATCGCTTCATCTCTAAAGCCATAACATTTTCTTATTGTCGATATGAACTCCATTTTCCCTCCCCACTAAATTCGACATTAGTCCGCCCCTCAGGTGGGTGATACCAAGGTGTGAAATTAAACATTGTAAATATTTTCTGGTTTCAGGGGGGTTTACTATTTTATCAAGGATTCACTCatacataattcatcgacatcGAACCCAGTCCTGTTATTTGTGCTCTTCCCTTCAATCCGTTGTTTAAATCTTCATGGGGTGGCTAGGATTGGTTTTCTTGAGGATGTCGCTGCTGGAGAAAACGCATTCCGTGTCAGCCGGTAACGTTCTTCCTTTCTCCCTCTAGGTATCCGTTCCCAACAGTTTTCAGCACATGCAGTAAGAAGGACCTCGCTGCCAGTCTGGAGAAAGGCGTAGGCATGTGTTTGTACAACGTGCCAGAGGTCAAGGTGCTCTATGGCGGGCAGAAGTGCGGCAATGGCTAcgtggaggaaggagaagagtgTGACTGTGGCGAGCCAGAGGTGAGATTGAGAGTCAAGGCCTTCCTCTTTACGTAATCCAGCGGAGCGGATTGGTAGGTTTGTGAAtcactgatgatgatggtgatggtgatgatggtgactGGGGAAAGATAGGGTCAGCTACCGGGTGAAATGGGAAAATTATCCCAATGAACAGAGTCTAATGAATCTGCCATTGGTTCTCAGACTCCACCCAACATCCCGATTAACTGAAGCGCCTTCAGGAAAAAGACCTTTTGAGCAGGCAAATGAACGGTCATCAATGAACTCTTTAAACCGGACTGTCTTTATTTGGTGAGGTGCTGTGAAGTGTTTAACCACCAAACCGCCAGCtgcattatttacatttaccgACTGCACAACTCATTATTAATTAGCCCATTATATCACCGCCGaggtttgctttgttttgcGCGTCGGCCCTTTCATACAGAGAGATGAAAGCCGCCGTTTCTGTGCCCTCTGATCAAGCAGCCTTATGTCGGTGCCAAGAGGTAAACAGCCAGTCTGTTAAAGCCATGCATCAGCTGAAAATGAGAACCAAGCAGTTCCCTCACCATCCTTTGTCATTGCCTTCAAGCCAAAAAGCAAACCAGCCATGTGGAAGGAAGATAAAAAATGATACGTGACACTTCTGGCCAAAGGAAGCCGATGTATTTGGGCATCCGGTAAAAGATAAGAAAGTGCAACGCATGCCTGAAGTCCTTTACGGCTTTACGCTCCTTTCAGTTTTCTTGCAGATCCTCTCTAGTCGTATATCTCAAAGGTCTACAGGTCATTATAATCCACATGTGCCCTGCCCTGACCTGAACGCCTTGATCTAACGGCTCATATATGAACTCCAGAATGGCGATCAGCTCCACGTGTGGTTtatcatttgtcatttttcttccctttttcaAGGAATGTATGAATCCATGCTGCAACGCCACCACGTGCACGCTCAAAGGAGGCGCCGTGTGTGCTCATGGTCAGTGCTGCGAGGACTGCCGGGTAAGACGCTTCATCCAATCCTTTGTCTGTCTTAAACATTTTCCTCCCACCGTGGACCTCTATTGGTCAAATCCAAGTACTCAAAACAAATGATTACGATTAGATTGTTAGTGTTACATActtcatttgtctttctgtgaaaagcaaaagtggTTGAAGATGCTTGAATGATTCTGTGCAGCCTTCTGTTTTGAGTGAAATGAGTTCATCCTGTGCGTTTGAGTATAATGGTGTGACTCATGAGGCGTCAGCGTGGTACACAGCGCTGTTCTCGAGCCTCATGCTGTGGGTGTTTGTGATCTATGCGTATGGCTCATcttgaatattaaaatgtgctGCCAATTTTAAATGTCATTCGTATGCCTGAATATCCTCCCAGTCCCTTCCCCACTTCGATCACAGTGGCAGTCTGTCTGCatcagaccccccccaaaaaaataaaaaaaatgacctgaaagcgTGCAGCGAGATGCTGCAACACAAAATGAACAGAAGAAATAAGAAAACCAATCAAGtcttttgaaaatgtgtttctgacTGCCTACGATCAGATCGCGTTGTAGCAACATGTTCGCCTTATGATATATAATATTATGAAGTCAGTGATGTTGATGGACCTGCCGGTGCGAGCTCTCACTGTTCTGGGTGCGTTTGCAGCTGAAGCTGGCTGGCACTCTGTGTCGACAGTCCGGTAACTCGTGTGACCTGCCCGAGTTCTGCACCGGTGCCAGCCCTCACTGCCCCGCCAACGTTTACCTGCACGATGGGCAAGCCTGTCACAGCATCGACGGCTACTGCTACAACGGCATCTGTCAGACTCACGAGCAGCAGTGCATCACGCTGTGGGGGCCAGGTACGTCGACGGCGAGCGATATGTCGTGCCATGACCTTCGCTGTTGTAAGGAAACTTTCTACTTGATGCCGATGGTTATATTGAAGTGTTTTCCCCCCCGTCCGTCTTTGCATGCAGGAGCCAAACCTGCGCCCGGGATATGCTTCGAGCGAGTCAACTCTGCAGGGGATCCTTATGGGAATTGCGGGAAAGACTCCAAAGGGTCCTTTGTCAAATGCGATGCGAGGTAAGACTCCACAGGCAAGAAGTCGCTGAGGGAAACTAAAGTGATTAGCTTAAGTGGCGCGATTAGCACTTGTGATCGCATTGCGAGATCTGACATGTGATCTTCAAACAAAGGTTTACATGGAAGGAAAATGTCAACTGAGAAAGATAGCGGCTAATTATGTTCTAAGAATGTATCCGTTAATCATTTGCTGCTGTTCTGATCCCGATTGTGCTAAAGATCTTCTTCCCTTTGGGTGGATTTTGTAATCAGGCTCTTTGTTAATCGATGTAATTGCTTTAATGGCCAGAGGAGAAGAAGCGAAGAAGCGCCGCAGCTCTCTCCAGCAGTCCTTCATCCTTCTCACCAGTCGCCCATTGAAATTActttttaattgtgtgtttgtttgttttttatgtttgcaAACCTACATGCGTATATGTTGGATGCAGGGATGCAAAGTGCGGCAAAATTCAGTGCCAGGGAGGAGCCAACAGGCCAGTGATCGGGACGAACGCCGTTTCCATTGAAACCAACATCCCGCTCCAGGAAGGGGGGCGTATTCTCTGTCGAGGGACACATGTTTACCTGGGTGATGATATGCCCGATCCCGGACTGGTTCTGGCTGGCACAAAGTGTGGAGACGGCATGGTGAGTGATGGGTTGCTAGGGGACAAAGTACAAGGTCAATTCATGAAATGTTAAGACTCAGTGTCATGGGAGTGTGGCAGAGAGAAAGTGCATTTTTTATTATCGTTAATCATTGAGCCGTGTGTAAACAGCATGCTCAAGGACGCACAACTAGAAAAGGCCTGTGTGAGTTTTTAGGAGTTTCTCTTTCCAGTCGCTGGCTGCATGTCAGAGACTCCTCTAGTTTGGAGTAACACTGTTGTGTCGCTAGTTGTCTCTCCGCTTGAGCCTATCAAGATCTCATTCCAAAATGGCTTTCATCTTAAGAGGCTGCGTGTGTGAGGTGTCACCGACTTCCTCTGCTGACTTGTAGCAGAATCCAGGTGTATAATAATATACTGTACAGCAAAGCCGGTAATTGTTACTCTGTGCCTGAGGAGTCTTTTCACGCCACAGACCTTCTGGCGCTTTGTGATGGAAATTGAACAAATCCATTTGTGTCGGGGATTGTGCTCTccggcttttttcttttttttttttttgcttgagaATATTGCACATTTTGGCGCGAGGCCCGGAACTGGCCAGTCCAAACTTGTTCCTTTGCGGATGGATACCCATGGTGTTTCCTCAGTAGTTCTCAGAAATGCATGATTGCAAATTTGCTAAAAACCCTGCAGATGTGGACCCTGCCTAAGAAAGGGAGGGGGCTCTGCATCTTCATCTTTGATATTTGGGCCAATGTGGAAGGGCTGCCTCCTGCTATAGAAAgagtttgttgttgttcagagcgGCTTCATTAAGTCTGTGCACATGATATAAAAAGATATAAATATTAAGTGCATGTATtcatcgtctctctctctcttagaTGGCATTTTTAGTGTTGCGCTAAGTCGTTCACAAGAAGCAATCCAGAATTTAATGCATAAcaagtgaaaaaagaaatccgAGTTATCTCACCTCCCCTCAGCTGGCCGATCAAGGTGTGAAGTGGGAGTGGCGGGAGGTTTGCATCTTTAATTCCTCCTAGTCTGAGGTCAAAAAGGTGCGAGGTGGGGGAAAAAGCTTGCACAATCCAACAAGCGGCTCTAAAGAAACATGCTTGGCAGCCTCTTAGAGTGAAACCACATTGCGAGATCTCTCGGTCAAACAAGGATAATGTCGTTCACCTCAATGCTTCTGCCAGGTTCGCTGGTGTTTCTGCAAAATGTCAGTATGCTCCACACACTTATGGGGGATCTTTTGATAACCTGACTGGCAGGGGCAGGGTGAGGTCTCTGTCACGGGGCCCTTGTTTCTCTTTAAAAACGATTTTCTATTTTCCATGCCAGGAGGGGCATTAAGTTCAcaccacagcaaaaaaaaagagaaaagctgCAAAACTGCTTTGCGTAAAGCGGCCTTGTTTTCTCTGTACTGCTATAAACAGCTGCATTTTTCCAGCCTCCTGGTTTTGTAGATCTTGAGGATTCAGAGCTGCCTTTTATGTCTTCACCTCATGAACTGTCCAAAGGGAATTGTGTGATACAGCTAACGTGTATTTTTGACATGTAGTGTCTCCATCCGATCTCTGATCTGCTTTTTCCTTCAAGGTGTGTCTGAACCGGCAGTGCCAGAATGTCAGTGCCTTTGATGTGCACGAGTGCTCGGGAAAGTGCAATGGAcgtggggtgagtgggtgcaagCGTCTTCCTGCCAAGGAATAATCCACTTTCTTTGTTCGTGTTTCTCATTATTACAATTTTGGGTCAATGAGGTAATATTAGCCATCGGGGCAGATTATTTACAAGCTGATTATTTACAATCTCGTAAAAGATGTTTGGATTCTTACGTCCTGTAATCGACCTCGCACTCCAGAACCAAATTAGTCAGTCATTGCAGGAATATCTGACAGCTAATCTGTCTGCAGAATACGAGACTTGGCTGGAAACGCTGGAATTGTAGACGTGTACGAAATACAGAGATGAGCGTTTCTAACATATCGGATATGATATGATGATCGTCATCATGTTGTTTTGTGGATGTGAGATATTTCAGATAACTGACACATAAGCCGACATCGTCATATTATATGCACTCATTTTACAAACGATCTCGCTGTGTCGTTTTCTGTCTTTCAATCCTGCACGAGGAAGGCGGATGCCGTTACACTGTCCTCAGTGCTGGAACATTTCCCCTTCACACAAATGCAAAACTCCCCCAAATCATACTTTCCCCAAAGCCCCCCCAAGTGCCTCTTAACCTTGTCACCTGGTGCTAAGGAGTGTCCGTGGCCTTGAGGCAGGGGGAAGGCACTTGACTGTTCGTCTGTGCGTGGCGTAAATCCCCCCACAGCTGCAGAACTCCCTCTGCACCGCCCTACCGCCAGCTGACAGCTGGACTGAGTTACCTGGCCTTGAAAATTCTCTTGGATCAGACTCCTACACTGGACCGCCGAGGCTTTATGGCACGGAGTCCTCAATGCACATGTTTTGTCCATTACACACAGCCAGTGTCTTGTTATACCGAAAGTCCCTCGGACGAGCTGAAAATggttcatttatatatttaatccgTTTTCAGCCCCTTTGCAGAGGGCAGTCCATCAGTTGCACGCCTATAGTTGCAAGTCGGATAACGTTATATTACACGGGAGGAAGGAAGTACGGTAATGCCATGAATGATTTCCCAGGTGTGCAACAACAAGAAGAACTGCCACTGTGAAGCACACTGGGCCCCTCCCGTCTGTGAGAAGGAAGGCTTTGGGGGGAGCATTGACAGCGGCCCAATGAGGCTAGCAGGTAACTGTGGACATATTCGCTTCTATCCTCATTCATGCAGACAGAGAGGCCACAGTGCTAAGTCAGAATAAGCACCAAAATAAAGCTCCAGCTGCGCcttgtgtgtgttattttgttgtttttttgcagagtCAGTAATGGATAACGTGTAGTTTGCACTGCAGTGTAACTTTCCTAGAGCAACACTTCCTCTTCCACCCAGAAACGCATCAGACAGCGCCGTGTGTTGCCTCGCTAATGAGAGAACATTCATTGTAGTCCAGAAATGTGCCGTAACGGTCTTTGCATTGTGTCCTGCCATTGTTCTGTGACGCcagacgtgcgtgtgtgtgtgtattaatgtgCGCGTTGTCATATATGGCATCAGCCGACAGTGTGGTCGTTACCGTGGCAATACTGGTCACCTTAGTCAGCCTTCTGATAACCGCCATGGTCGTCTTTCTGAAGAGGAAGACCCTGCTGCACCTGATCTTCACCAATAGGAAGAGCACCTTGGAGAAATTCAGGTGAcgacaaagagacagagttttttttttttatgtgaaattGATGAAATGATTATGCTGGGAGGTTCGGTTTTTGTAGCTCCATTAGCAAGTTTGGGAGGACTTTTTGACATCTAAACTTGCTTTTATATTAAACATGAGATTTATAATCCAAGTGTAGATAAACGCATTAACATATTAAAAGCAAAtagaaacacagaataaagaataatgtGTTCAAAGTGACCATAAACTCTGGAACTCACGCTATTTAGATTGAATTATTCACAGCTAATcctgtaaaaatgtatttagggGAAAAGCTATAATTTACTCAGGATTATGACGGTGTTAACTCGACTGTGTGGGTTAGAATTTCATCACataaacaataaacataaataattgAGTCTGATGGCGTTTTCATCTGAAGTTCATTTTAAACCCAGGGTGGAAAACGGCTCTAGCTGAGAATCAGTAGTATTTGAGTAtccatcggtgtgtgtgtgtgtgtgtgtgtgtgtgtgtgtgtgtgtgtgtgtgtgtgtggtgtagaGATCACACCTTGAAGTTCCGTTGTGCtctcgtagatcggtggagaaCGGGCCCACCAGCCCCGCCAGAACTCGCTCCTTATACACACCCCAGCGCCGGCCCCCACCCCGACCCTCTGGAGCCAACATTTATAAGGTGAGTCAACACGTCTGTTCGTCTCTctaacagaaatgtgtgtgcatgtgtgtgtgtgtgtgtgttcctgtcacAGCCCATTAGATTAGATTTCTATTGTAATCACACTCCATTAGAGCCCTGCGCTAACTTGCACGCCAGCCTCGGTTTAGACTCGCGCTTCCAGGCTTGTTGACCAAACGGAATGACGGCATGCTGAGTAATTGACTCAGCCTCACTGCAGCTCTGTTTAAGAAATATTAACTGCCCCCGTTGCTGCTGTGGGGGTCAATCGCTGGGGAAACACTAATGTGGGGAAAGTGTTGCCACTTCACTCCTTATATTTGTCTTAAGAATAGAGATTTGtagagatttattttaatgtccAGCGAGCAGACTTGATAAGCTCATAGATTTGTGTCTGCCCTTGAACGCAGCAAAGATCATGGTATCAGCGATCAGAGCTCTTCCTGGTAGGGCAGCTTAAAATGTCCGCTGACGTgacctccctctttctctttccagcCGTCCCTCCTGAGTGCCGAGCCTCTCCTCCCTCCGCCTAACTTCCACTCCCACAGCCTGCGCAGGCTGCCCCTCTACCAGCCCCTACACATCAGCCAGCCCATGCCGGTGTCCTTGTGCGTAGGCCAGCCCACCCTGCCTCCCCTCCCCGCCAAGCAAAGGGTGCCGCCCGCCCACCCGTCCCTCTCCCCGCCTGGGGTGCCGCCTTTTCTCAGTCTGCCACGCCAGCAGCCCTCCTACAGATTGAACCAGGTTTGTTTTTAGGAGCGTTCCCGAGCTGTGTTTTATTATCCACTCGGATTTAAAGTGAAACACGCCATAACGGGGCGCGTAGTTTACAGGGGGGACAAAGTCAGCTGCGAAAACAGAATTACTATGTTTGATCTTTTAAGTCTTAGCAAGATTTTCCTCGGTGAATGACGTTTTcgaattgtgttttttttcctgatcaatatttcaaatgaaaagaCAGATATAAATACAAGGATTTCTCTACTCTGTTGGTTTATTCGTTTAGTCGCAAGTTTCACTCTTCTCCTCAGAATCAATTCCACATTTTGTGGTTTAatctgggatttttttttcaggttaTAATTCCCAAAATACATTacaaatgaacaataaagatTTTTTAAGGAGGCACAGCATTTTATTAAGAGCAGCTGATTTTTGGGTTGCCATTAACAAAATCAGATGATGTTCTTTTCAAATGTCACTAtacttgtttttatgtgttcCGTGCATGTTCTAAAGTCTAGAGAGCCCAGAATACAGAGATGGAAGCTCAGAGAAAAACAATCTTTAATACAGAAACAAAAAATTATTTATCAAGGAACTAAGGAATACGATGGGCAGGCGTCCAACAAAAATACGCTGCCTAAATAAAGTCCCagcccagcccagacaaaatgAGGAATGCGTGGcaggagaggggccagttttaccctccgagtactgccgaggtgcccttgagcaaggcacatgctctggggccccctgtgcgtgatgtgtgtggttgtttgaaggggcccttgtactagggtgaaaatggaatttagttgtgtgtttgcagagtaaaaaagtgtaaaaacataaTGTCAATAAAAgataatcttaatcttaatccagaataaagggaaataaataaatacactgccAAAAAAATATACTGCCAAACTAAAACTAGGAAGACAATACTTGCGCGCAACCACAAAGGAGCCAATGAAAACAGACGTGAAGACACAGGAACACGAGTGAAGGGCGAGATAGCGGGCACGGGAATAAAAACATAATCTGGTCATTAATCTACCAATccaatctaatctaatctaattcaCCTGTTGGATCAATATCTGAATTCTCTCTCCATTGAGAGGTTCAGCAGTTCCCTCTGCATTGCTACATGACAATAATCTAATTTTGTATCGTAATGACTTCCTGATCACAGAAGAAATGcaatgtaatagattacatatAAATTCTCGGATTATCCGAGCGCTCTGAAtttaacagaacagaacagaatggCATGGCGCGCAAGTCAGCAGAAACGTCCTGTCCGTGGTGTGAAATATATGCAAACAACAGTCATTTAAAAGGTTGTAGCAAAGTGTTGAAAACTTGCTCCCTATCTGCATTGCGGTCAGATTCCTTGCCCGCATATCGACAGCAAAATTCaatttgtcttcctctctgtgaCCCATCCCTTGAGTCAGGCGCTActttctgctgagtcagcactATTGGGTGGAGTGGAGATACTAAATCCATTTGTCTGCTGGATTTGTTAGGGAATCCAAATTCAGATGTCTTCCTGTGGCAGCGCAGCGAGGAGACCTGTGTTGAGTTCTTGGCCACACCCGGGAGCACAGATAATGGCCTCCGCCGAGGCtggctgtctctctgtctgttagcacaataactcaaaaggttcagAACACATCATGATGAaatttacaggaaatgttgggaatgttaccaggaacagatgattaatgtttggtaatgatccagaagagatcctgaattatggatcagtttgagattttctgtagcattgcagtcaatggagcttcaaagtgtTTTCCACAATATCTCGGTTGAGTAttggccaatgtttatggaatttgacacagtcgtgtagggtgggggccgcTATCTCACCagtgaatttcatctggattggatccagaatgacgttaggagaaactattacattttaacattgaaatcaaCATcaactgattcacttttacttttcatggttggtgtataaagataccaagaacaatctagaaccttttgatgatgatccagatcaccatgtggacggtgtaaatccaagtaggaggggaatgagctgcttggcggaggtctgtgctctctgagtgcttttcgaggTGACACCTGTGCTGCGATAAAATGCTGATTTTCACTCTTTGGCACGAGGCTTAATGGATGAGGAGCGTCGCAGAATCCCAGATATAAACTCAAAGCATGAAGAGGGAGGCATGAAGAGATCCATTTTTTATACCACCAAGGTTAATTGTTCAGgtgggcagcagcaggagtagAAAGTAAAATGTACTTTCTATGCTTATATACAGTTCTGTGCTGCAGGTACCCTACTTTATACTGCAAAGGTACTTCTACTCCTCCACAGTTTGGAGTAAGGTTTTACTCTGCAGCATTCATTTGACAGGTTTATTTACCATTTAGTCCTCAAACCGATAATCTCATTTCAAGGTTTAGCCTGTTTTATAGGCTAAACACTAAACACTCTTAAATGCCTCTAGAGTTTGGGGGCCCCCCCCATCACATTTTAGGGCTCTGAGAGGTTTAAAGGAGTCAATGTCTCTTATGGAGCTTCTAAAAATTTCTGATGGGTGAAATAATTTAAGTAAAGATTTGAGAAAATTCTCTGGAGTGAGTCTATAGCAGAACTTCCTCTCACAACTCTGCAGATTGATCTTGATGCCCGCTGGAGGGGTACGATTATTGAAACTCTATATTAAAGCAGGCAGACGTAAGATGTTGCTCATTAGTGAATCCTCATCAACAACCTATTACCGGTATGTATCTATCTAGCCCTGCTGCATATTGTCCTTTTCCTGCTTCTATCTACTGGCTAGTTTTGCTGTGCTGAAGCAGATGGagggagatgagatgagatgagctgCTGGTCAAAAACAAAGGAGGAACGAGAGAGGACTGTGATTTGAGGAATAACAGCAAAATTGTGCaggacgtaaaaaaaaaaaaaaaacattctaaaagCGTATTGTAACACTTGACAGATCTTTTGTGTCCCAGATGCACCCCATTAAACGTTGAGGTTTTTCCAAGGATGAGGCCTGTGTTGTATTTATTACCATGAAGCAATGCATGAGAGGAAAATGGCACTGAGGATTTGACAAACCAGCTATTCTTCTTCTCGGATGAaggaaaaaatacatattaaatatCTGCAGTGTCTAATGAATGTGAAGGAAACAACATCGAACCATATTCAGATTTACTgcgggaaaaaaaaagaaaaaagttgaTGCCTTTCCACGATGTCACCTCTTCCCGAAGTAAGAATAATGGCCTTGTTATTAGTCAGAAGGTCATTTTTCAGTTTCCCCTGGTGAGTTTTGAAAGGTGCGTGTAAGCCCAAGGCCAATAGATCTTTCTCGAGCCACAGAGGAGAATGCAATCCTTCATTTTGAATTAAGACATGCGAAATCCATTAAAACT
Above is a window of Brachionichthys hirsutus isolate HB-005 chromosome 7, CSIRO-AGI_Bhir_v1, whole genome shotgun sequence DNA encoding:
- the adam12b gene encoding LOW QUALITY PROTEIN: disintegrin and metalloproteinase domain-containing protein 12 (The sequence of the model RefSeq protein was modified relative to this genomic sequence to represent the inferred CDS: deleted 2 bases in 1 codon), with amino-acid sequence MRAWRRRGGFGFLILALPACCLCLVPENADSARYNAHEGRSPDESAQRGEASKPRRYGTTIPLLLSGSRRRTLHHLRAGSYPASLQLLIHAEGEQLILSLEKNEGLFASHYTETHYREDGGAVTGTHNFTNNCYYHGAVQEHPHSDVTLSTCSGLRGFIALENKAFVIEPAPGRSDGAHIIYRVEELRLSPGDCGHASNMSSVVPESAIASPFQPFHARRKRHTQKTTKYVELVIVADNREFQKQGSDLEKVKQRLAEIANYVDKFYRALDIRVALVGLEVWSDSDKCPVTQDPFSTLHEFLDWRKVKLLPQKPHDNAQLISGVYFQGTTIGMAPIMSMCTVEQSGGIVMDHSENPLGAAVTLAHELGHNFGMNHDTPERGCGCRMTVDRGGCIMTPSTGYPFPTVFSTCSKKDLAASLEKGVGMCLYNVPEVKVLYGGQKCGNGYVEEGEECDCGEPEECMNPCCNATTCTLKGGAVCAHGQCCEDCRLKLAGTLCRQSGNSCDLPEFCTGASPHCPANVYLHDGQACHSIDGYCYNGICQTHEQQCITLWGPGAKPAPGICFERVNSAGDPYGNCGKDSKGSFVKCDARDAKCGKIQCQGGANRPVIGTNAVSIETNIPLQEGGRILCRGTHVYLGDDMPDPGLVLAGTKCGDGMVCLNRQCQNVSAFDVHECSGKCNGRGVCNNKKNCHCEAHWAPPVCEKEGFGGSIDSGPMRLADVRVCVLMCALSYMASADSVVVTVAILVTLVSLLITAMVVFLKRKTLLHLIFTNRKSTLEKFRSVENGPTSPARTRSLYTPQRRPPPRPSGANIYKPSLLSAEPLLPPPNFHSHSLRRLPLYQPLHISQPMPVSLCVGQPTLPPLPAKQRVPPAHPSLSPPGVPPFLSLPRQQPSYRLNQDFEKPSPPQKPLPADPLVRSAHLTRSAIAAGGRIQATGPLPIPIPTVPRPPPAIPLPSRPAPVLPYRPPKTHKE